The Arthrobacter sp. NicSoilC5 genome has a window encoding:
- a CDS encoding acyl carrier protein, protein MASNEEILAGLAEIVNEETGLAPEAVELDKSFTEDLDIDSISMMTIVVNAEEKFGVRIPDEEVKNLKTVGDAVSFIAGAQA, encoded by the coding sequence ATGGCTAGCAACGAAGAGATCCTGGCCGGCTTGGCTGAAATCGTCAACGAAGAAACCGGCCTGGCCCCGGAGGCCGTCGAGCTGGACAAGTCCTTCACCGAGGACCTGGACATCGACTCCATCTCCATGATGACCATCGTGGTCAACGCTGAAGAGAAGTTCGGCGTGCGCATCCCCGACGAAGAGGTCAAGAACCTCAAGACCGTTGGCGACGCCGTCAGCTTCATTGCCGGAGCACAGGCCTAA
- a CDS encoding DUF3145 domain-containing protein — protein sequence MSVAMTRGVLFVHSAPTALCPHVEWAVGAVVDKRTDLEWTPQPAAPGMFRAELSWTGTPGTGAKLASCLRGWAHLRYEVTEEPSQGVDGGRWSHTPELGIFHAVTDVHGNIMVSEDRIRYAYESGAGDPAAVYHELSLALGEAWDEELEPFRHAAEGAPVRWLHQVG from the coding sequence ATGTCTGTTGCAATGACCCGCGGTGTGCTGTTCGTTCACTCGGCCCCTACGGCGCTGTGCCCCCACGTTGAGTGGGCGGTTGGCGCTGTGGTGGACAAGCGGACGGACCTTGAGTGGACCCCGCAGCCTGCCGCGCCCGGCATGTTCCGGGCCGAGTTGTCCTGGACCGGTACCCCCGGCACGGGAGCCAAACTGGCGTCCTGCCTCCGTGGCTGGGCGCATCTTCGGTATGAGGTGACGGAGGAGCCGAGCCAGGGCGTGGACGGCGGCCGCTGGTCGCACACTCCCGAACTGGGGATTTTCCATGCCGTGACGGACGTCCACGGCAACATCATGGTGTCCGAGGACCGGATCCGTTACGCCTATGAGTCCGGCGCCGGGGACCCGGCTGCGGTGTACCACGAACTCTCGCTGGCCCTCGGGGAAGCCTGGGACGAGGAACTCGAACCGTTCCGCCACGCTGCCGAAGGCGCCCCGGTGCGCTGGCTCCACCAGGTGGGCTGA
- the fabF gene encoding beta-ketoacyl-ACP synthase II, translating to MTRKVVITGLGATTPIGGDVPTMWNNALKGVSGARTLEDDWVAKYELPVHFAARCSTPALDVLSRVEAKRMDPSTQFGVIAAREAWADSGITEIDQDRLAVAFATGIGGVWTLLDAWDTLKEKGPRRVLPMTVPMLMPNGVAAAVSLDLGARAGAHTPVSACASGTEAMHLGLELIRSGKADVVMCGGAEAAIHPMPLAAFASMQALSRRNDDPQRASRPYDTARDGFVMGEGAGALVLEAEEHALARGARIYAELAGTSVTADAYHITAPDPEGLGATRALKAAMFDGRIQAEDVVHVNAHATSTPVGDKPEYTALRAALGNHVDNVAVSATKSQMGHLLGASGAVEAVLTVLAVHERKAPVTINLENQDPEIPLDVVTSARDLPAGNIVALSNSFGFGGHNAVVAIRSV from the coding sequence ATGACGCGCAAAGTAGTCATTACCGGTCTGGGTGCCACCACGCCCATCGGCGGCGATGTACCCACGATGTGGAACAACGCCCTTAAAGGGGTCTCCGGTGCCCGCACCCTCGAGGACGACTGGGTAGCCAAGTACGAGCTCCCCGTCCACTTCGCCGCCCGCTGCAGCACCCCGGCACTGGACGTGCTCAGCCGTGTTGAAGCAAAGCGGATGGACCCCTCCACCCAGTTCGGCGTCATCGCTGCCCGGGAAGCCTGGGCCGATTCCGGCATCACGGAAATCGACCAGGACCGGCTGGCAGTCGCCTTCGCCACCGGCATTGGTGGCGTCTGGACCCTCCTGGACGCCTGGGACACCCTGAAGGAAAAGGGCCCCCGCCGGGTCCTGCCCATGACCGTCCCCATGCTGATGCCCAACGGCGTTGCCGCAGCCGTCAGCCTGGACCTCGGCGCCCGCGCCGGCGCCCACACCCCCGTCTCCGCTTGCGCTTCCGGGACGGAGGCCATGCACCTGGGCCTGGAACTCATCCGCTCGGGCAAGGCAGACGTGGTGATGTGCGGTGGAGCAGAAGCCGCCATTCACCCCATGCCGCTGGCGGCCTTCGCCTCCATGCAGGCACTCTCCCGCCGGAACGACGATCCGCAGCGCGCCTCCCGCCCGTACGACACCGCACGTGACGGCTTTGTCATGGGCGAAGGTGCCGGCGCCCTTGTCCTCGAAGCCGAGGAGCACGCCCTGGCGCGCGGCGCCCGCATTTACGCCGAACTTGCCGGCACGTCCGTCACCGCCGACGCCTACCACATCACCGCACCGGACCCCGAAGGTCTGGGTGCCACCCGTGCACTCAAGGCTGCCATGTTTGATGGCCGCATCCAGGCTGAAGACGTGGTTCACGTCAACGCCCACGCAACCTCCACTCCTGTTGGTGACAAGCCGGAGTACACGGCCCTGCGTGCCGCCTTGGGCAACCACGTGGACAATGTGGCCGTTTCCGCCACCAAGTCGCAGATGGGCCACCTCCTGGGCGCGTCCGGCGCGGTGGAGGCTGTCCTCACCGTGCTGGCCGTCCATGAGCGCAAGGCACCGGTCACCATCAACCTTGAGAACCAGGATCCGGAGATCCCGCTCGACGTTGTCACCTCCGCCCGCGACCTGCCTGCCGGCAATATCGTGGCGCTGAGCAACTCGTTTGGGTTCGGCGGCCACAACGCCGTCGTGGCAATCCGCAGCGTCTAG
- a CDS encoding tyrosine recombinase XerC codes for MEHEELPGALGKALDAFAGYLSGERAVSGHTRRAYLGDLHSLLVHAASEGVAELKDLELGTFRRWLGSQSSAGASRATLARRSATARVFTAWALREELIDTDPALRLKAPKREGSLPGVLQAPQLTRLLDGLEASATDGEPLAVRNRALVELLYATGIRVGELAGLDVDDLDPDRRTLRVIGKGNKERTVPFGVPAAVAVDDWLRRGRPALAKGNSGPALFLGARGGRIDQRQVRALVNTLFAALGDTSASGPHALRHSAATHLLDGGADLRAVQEILGHSSLATTQIYTHVSVDRLRKSYQQAHPRA; via the coding sequence GTGGAACATGAAGAACTGCCCGGGGCACTCGGCAAGGCACTGGACGCGTTCGCCGGCTACCTGTCGGGGGAGCGTGCGGTGTCAGGCCACACCAGGCGCGCCTACCTGGGCGACCTGCACAGCCTCCTGGTCCATGCGGCATCGGAAGGCGTGGCAGAACTGAAGGACCTTGAACTGGGAACGTTCCGCCGGTGGCTCGGAAGCCAAAGCTCTGCGGGCGCCTCGCGGGCGACCCTTGCCCGCCGGTCCGCCACGGCGCGGGTCTTTACAGCTTGGGCACTCCGGGAAGAGCTCATCGACACAGATCCCGCCCTTCGCCTGAAGGCACCCAAACGGGAAGGATCCCTGCCGGGGGTGCTTCAGGCGCCGCAGCTCACGCGCCTGCTGGATGGTCTGGAGGCCTCCGCCACGGACGGTGAGCCACTCGCTGTCAGAAACCGCGCCCTGGTGGAACTCCTGTACGCCACGGGCATCCGGGTGGGCGAACTGGCCGGGCTCGATGTCGACGATCTTGACCCTGACCGGCGCACGCTCCGCGTGATCGGCAAGGGCAACAAGGAACGCACAGTTCCCTTCGGCGTTCCCGCTGCCGTGGCGGTCGACGACTGGCTTCGGCGGGGGCGTCCGGCGCTGGCGAAAGGCAACAGCGGGCCTGCCCTTTTTCTTGGAGCCCGCGGCGGCCGCATTGATCAACGGCAGGTCCGTGCCCTGGTCAACACGCTGTTCGCGGCACTGGGCGACACCTCGGCGTCCGGGCCCCACGCGCTGCGGCACTCGGCCGCCACGCATCTGCTTGATGGGGGCGCGGACCTGCGCGCGGTGCAGGAGATCCTGGGCCACAGCAGCCTGGCGACCACCCAGATTTACACCCACGTCTCGGTTGACCGCCTTCGGAAGAGCTATCAGCAGGCGCATCCAAGGGCCTGA
- a CDS encoding beta-ketoacyl-ACP synthase III yields MSVPTLKQAPIQEHTRILGLGAYRPDVIVTNEDVCQWIDSSDEWIRQRTGIVTRHRAAADVSVIDMAEGAAREAMAKAGIEASELGAVIVSTVTHPYATPSAAASLADRIGATPAPAFDISAACAGYCYGIAQADALVRSGTAKYVLVVGAEKLSDVIDNRERTISFLLGDGAGAVVIGPSDTPGIAPSVWGSDGSRWDAIGMTRSMLDVRDLGLAARQSDSTGDLALLEEAQELYPTLRQDGQTVFRWAVWEMAKVAQQALDAAGIQAEDLVAFIPHQANMRIIDEMVKKLKLPETVTVARDIAEAGNTSAASIPLATHRLLQENPGLSGGLALQIGFGAGLVFGAQVVVLP; encoded by the coding sequence ATGAGCGTTCCCACGCTGAAACAGGCTCCCATCCAGGAGCACACCCGCATCCTCGGCCTCGGCGCCTACCGGCCGGACGTCATCGTCACCAACGAAGATGTTTGCCAGTGGATTGATTCCTCCGACGAATGGATCCGCCAGCGCACGGGCATCGTGACCCGCCACCGTGCCGCGGCCGACGTCAGCGTGATCGATATGGCCGAAGGCGCAGCCCGTGAAGCCATGGCGAAGGCAGGCATTGAAGCCTCTGAACTCGGTGCAGTCATTGTGTCCACCGTGACCCACCCCTACGCCACTCCCTCCGCCGCGGCCAGCCTGGCCGACCGCATCGGTGCCACTCCGGCCCCTGCCTTCGATATCTCCGCTGCGTGCGCCGGTTACTGCTACGGCATTGCCCAGGCCGACGCGCTGGTCCGGTCCGGCACCGCGAAGTACGTCCTCGTGGTCGGTGCGGAGAAGCTCTCCGACGTCATCGACAACCGGGAACGCACCATCTCCTTCCTCCTCGGCGACGGCGCGGGCGCCGTCGTCATAGGCCCTTCCGACACGCCGGGCATTGCCCCGTCCGTGTGGGGCTCGGACGGCAGCAGGTGGGACGCCATCGGCATGACGCGCTCCATGCTTGACGTCCGCGACCTCGGCCTGGCTGCCCGCCAGTCGGACTCCACGGGCGATCTCGCACTGCTGGAAGAAGCCCAGGAGCTGTACCCCACCCTTCGCCAGGACGGACAGACCGTGTTCCGCTGGGCCGTGTGGGAGATGGCCAAAGTGGCCCAGCAGGCACTCGATGCCGCCGGGATCCAGGCGGAAGACCTGGTGGCCTTCATCCCCCACCAGGCCAACATGCGCATCATCGACGAGATGGTGAAGAAGCTGAAGCTGCCCGAGACGGTTACAGTGGCACGGGACATTGCCGAGGCCGGCAACACGTCCGCTGCCTCCATCCCGCTCGCAACCCACCGGCTCCTGCAGGAGAACCCCGGACTGAGCGGCGGGCTGGCCCTGCAGATCGGTTTCGGTGCCGGACTGGTCTTCGGCGCACAGGTAGTTGTCCTTCCCTAG
- the dprA gene encoding DNA-processing protein DprA: MEPQDAAGLALVRTAGATDALLIATGQVSAGPGLEREITALLADTAAAGSWAGLAAALKRWQPRIPDLAPERDLATMARLGGRIIIPGDELWPAQVADLGIQEPICLWWRGEEQPLPALDKSIALVGSRDSTSYGAAVTGDLAYSLAQRGFTVVSGGAYGIDAHAHRAALAGSSTAVPTVAVMAGGVDRFYPSGNEDLLRAVANQGAVLAEVPPGSAPTRYRFLQRNRLIAALSAVTVVVEARWRSGALNTAHHAETLGRAVGAVPGSVHSANSAGCHRLLRDGGAVCVTDAAEVAELASPSGTALPGQRTTEAAVQDGLTLEDLILLDALPLRSTTSVEKLSAVAGLGQDSVRAGLGRLGLLGLAVSERGGWKRGKG; this comes from the coding sequence ATGGAACCCCAGGACGCGGCGGGCCTTGCCCTCGTTCGGACTGCGGGGGCAACAGACGCCCTGCTCATCGCTACCGGACAGGTGTCGGCCGGCCCTGGCCTTGAGCGGGAAATCACCGCATTGCTGGCGGACACCGCGGCGGCCGGCAGTTGGGCCGGCCTTGCCGCAGCGTTGAAGCGGTGGCAGCCACGGATCCCTGACCTCGCACCCGAACGTGACCTTGCCACCATGGCCCGGCTGGGCGGCCGCATCATCATCCCGGGCGACGAACTATGGCCGGCCCAGGTCGCAGACCTGGGCATCCAGGAGCCCATCTGCCTCTGGTGGCGGGGAGAGGAACAGCCATTGCCCGCACTGGATAAATCCATCGCCCTGGTGGGGTCCCGGGACAGCACGAGCTACGGAGCGGCGGTCACAGGCGACCTGGCCTACTCGCTGGCGCAGCGGGGCTTCACGGTCGTTTCGGGAGGAGCCTACGGCATCGACGCCCATGCGCACCGGGCAGCCCTCGCCGGCAGCTCCACGGCGGTACCAACGGTCGCCGTCATGGCCGGGGGAGTGGACAGGTTCTATCCGTCCGGCAATGAGGACCTGCTGCGCGCCGTGGCCAACCAGGGAGCCGTCCTGGCCGAGGTGCCACCGGGATCGGCCCCCACCCGCTACCGGTTCCTGCAGCGGAACAGGCTGATTGCCGCCCTCTCCGCGGTGACGGTGGTGGTCGAGGCCCGCTGGCGTTCGGGAGCTCTTAATACGGCCCACCACGCCGAGACCCTGGGCCGTGCGGTTGGTGCCGTTCCCGGATCAGTCCACAGCGCCAACTCCGCCGGCTGCCACCGTCTTCTGCGGGACGGAGGGGCGGTCTGCGTCACCGATGCGGCGGAGGTGGCTGAACTTGCCTCGCCCAGCGGAACTGCCCTGCCAGGGCAACGGACTACGGAAGCGGCAGTCCAGGACGGCCTGACCCTGGAGGACTTGATCCTGCTGGACGCACTGCCGCTTCGCTCCACCACATCCGTGGAAAAGCTCTCCGCCGTGGCCGGCCTGGGACAGGACTCGGTGCGGGCCGGACTTGGCAGGCTGGGGCTGCTGGGCCTGGCCGTGTCGGAGCGGGGAGGCTGGAAACGCGGCAAAGGATAG
- the aceE gene encoding pyruvate dehydrogenase (acetyl-transferring), homodimeric type has translation MAAGEDTSHILSGLTNQLPDRDPEETAEWVESLDALIREQGTERAQYIMRSLLQRAGAQSVGVPMVTTTDYVNTIPVDQEAAFPGNEEFERRYRAYMRWNAAVMVHRAQRPDIGVGGHISTYAGAATLYEVGFNHFFRGKDHPGGGDQVFFQGHASPGMYARAFMEGRLSEEDLDGFRQEKSREGHALSSYPHPRLMPQFWEFPTVSMGIGPMNAIYQAQNNRYLHNRGLKDTSDQQVWAFLGDGEMDEPESRGLLQLAANENLDNLNFVINCNLQRLDGPVRGNGKIMQELEAFFRGAGWNVIKVVWGREWDDLLTRDTDGSLVKIMNETVDGDYQTYKAESGGFVREHFFGKTPQTKDLVADLTDDQIWNLKRGGHDYRKVYAAYKAATEFKGKPTVILAHTVKGYGLGPHFEGRNATHQMKKLTLDDLKKFRDHLRIPVTDEQLEKDSYRPPYYHPGNDAPEIKYMMERRAALGGSVPERRDTHAEIVLPEAKSYEVAKRGSGKQQAATTMAFVRLLKDLMRDKNFGKHIAPIIPDEARTFGMDAFFPTAKIYNPKGQNYLSVDRDLVLAYKESPAGQLIHPGINEAGAVAAFTAAGTSYATHGVPLVPVYVFYSMFGFQRTGDAFWAAGDQMTRGFIIGATAGRTTLTGEGLQHADGHSPLLASTNPAVLTYDPAYGYEIGHIMRSGLERMYGADSTDKNVMYYLTVYNEPIIQPAEPENLDVEGVIKGIYLLAPAKIDGPRTQILASGVSVPWAIEAQRVLADDWNVSADVWSVTSWNELRRDGLAAEEEAFLNPGQPARVPFVTQQLEGATGPIVAVSDYMKAVPDQIRQFVPNEYATLGADGFGFSDTRAAARRFFKNDTHSIVVRALEMLARRGEVDVDAPVKAIEKYKLLNVNAGTTGNAGGEA, from the coding sequence GTGGCTGCAGGAGAAGATACCTCCCATATCCTCAGCGGGTTGACTAACCAGCTGCCTGATCGTGATCCGGAAGAGACTGCCGAGTGGGTTGAGTCCCTGGACGCGTTGATCAGGGAACAGGGCACCGAGCGTGCCCAATACATCATGCGGAGCCTGCTGCAGCGCGCCGGCGCGCAGAGCGTGGGTGTGCCGATGGTGACCACCACCGATTACGTGAACACGATCCCGGTGGACCAGGAAGCTGCGTTCCCGGGCAACGAGGAGTTCGAGCGCCGGTACCGGGCGTACATGCGGTGGAACGCCGCGGTCATGGTGCACCGGGCGCAGCGGCCCGATATCGGGGTCGGCGGACACATCTCCACCTACGCCGGGGCCGCGACCCTGTACGAGGTCGGCTTCAACCACTTCTTCCGCGGCAAGGACCACCCCGGCGGCGGGGACCAGGTCTTCTTCCAGGGCCACGCCTCCCCCGGCATGTACGCCCGGGCGTTCATGGAAGGACGCCTGTCCGAGGAAGACCTGGACGGGTTCCGGCAGGAAAAGTCCCGCGAGGGCCACGCCCTGTCCTCCTACCCGCACCCGCGCCTGATGCCGCAGTTCTGGGAATTCCCCACCGTGTCCATGGGCATCGGGCCGATGAACGCGATCTACCAGGCCCAGAACAACCGCTACCTGCACAACCGGGGCCTGAAAGACACCTCGGACCAGCAGGTCTGGGCGTTCCTGGGCGATGGTGAAATGGACGAGCCCGAGTCCCGGGGCCTGCTGCAGCTGGCAGCGAACGAGAACCTGGACAACCTGAACTTCGTGATCAACTGCAACCTCCAGCGCCTGGACGGCCCGGTGCGCGGCAACGGCAAGATCATGCAGGAACTCGAAGCGTTCTTCCGCGGCGCGGGCTGGAACGTGATCAAGGTCGTCTGGGGACGGGAGTGGGATGACCTGCTCACCCGCGACACCGACGGGTCCCTGGTAAAGATCATGAACGAAACCGTCGACGGCGACTACCAGACCTACAAGGCAGAGTCCGGCGGGTTCGTCCGCGAACACTTCTTCGGCAAGACCCCGCAGACCAAGGACCTCGTCGCGGACCTCACCGATGACCAGATCTGGAACCTCAAACGCGGCGGCCACGACTACCGCAAGGTCTACGCCGCATACAAGGCCGCCACCGAATTCAAGGGCAAACCCACCGTCATCCTCGCCCACACCGTCAAGGGCTACGGCCTGGGCCCGCACTTCGAGGGCCGCAACGCGACCCACCAGATGAAGAAGCTCACCCTCGATGACCTGAAGAAGTTCCGCGACCACCTGCGGATCCCGGTCACCGACGAGCAGCTGGAGAAGGACTCCTACCGGCCGCCGTACTACCACCCCGGTAACGACGCCCCGGAAATCAAGTACATGATGGAGCGCCGGGCGGCCCTGGGCGGATCCGTCCCGGAGCGCCGCGACACCCACGCCGAGATCGTGCTGCCGGAGGCCAAGTCCTACGAGGTGGCCAAGCGCGGTTCGGGCAAGCAGCAGGCCGCGACCACCATGGCGTTCGTCAGGCTCCTGAAGGACCTGATGCGGGATAAGAACTTCGGCAAGCACATCGCCCCGATCATCCCGGACGAAGCCCGCACGTTCGGCATGGACGCGTTCTTCCCGACGGCGAAGATCTACAACCCCAAGGGGCAGAACTACCTGTCGGTGGACCGGGACCTCGTCCTGGCCTACAAGGAATCCCCCGCCGGCCAGCTGATCCACCCCGGCATCAACGAAGCCGGCGCCGTGGCAGCCTTCACCGCCGCCGGAACCTCTTACGCCACCCACGGCGTACCCCTGGTCCCGGTCTACGTGTTCTACTCCATGTTCGGCTTCCAGCGCACCGGCGACGCCTTCTGGGCCGCCGGAGACCAGATGACCCGCGGCTTCATCATCGGCGCCACCGCAGGACGGACCACCCTCACCGGCGAAGGCCTCCAGCACGCCGACGGACACTCCCCCCTGCTGGCCTCCACCAACCCCGCCGTCCTCACCTACGACCCCGCCTACGGCTACGAAATCGGACACATCATGCGCTCCGGCCTGGAACGGATGTACGGTGCGGATTCGACGGACAAGAACGTCATGTACTACCTCACGGTGTACAACGAACCCATCATCCAGCCCGCAGAACCGGAGAACCTCGACGTCGAAGGCGTCATCAAGGGCATCTACCTGCTCGCCCCGGCCAAGATCGACGGTCCCCGCACCCAGATCCTTGCCTCCGGCGTCTCCGTGCCCTGGGCCATCGAAGCCCAGCGCGTGCTGGCTGATGACTGGAACGTCTCCGCCGACGTCTGGTCCGTGACCTCCTGGAACGAACTGCGCCGCGACGGCCTCGCCGCCGAAGAGGAAGCCTTCCTCAACCCCGGCCAACCCGCCCGCGTCCCGTTCGTCACCCAGCAACTCGAAGGCGCCACCGGCCCCATCGTCGCCGTCTCCGACTACATGAAAGCCGTCCCCGACCAGATCCGGCAATTCGTCCCCAACGAATACGCCACCCTCGGCGCCGACGGCTTCGGCTTCTCCGACACCCGCGCAGCAGCCCGCCGCTTCTTCAAGAACGACACCCACTCCATCGTGGTCCGTGCCCTTGAAATGCTGGCGCGCCGCGGCGAGGTGGATGTCGACGCCCCGGTGAAGGCGATCGAGAAGTACAAGCTGCTCAACGTCAACGCCGGCACCACCGGCAACGCCGGAGGCGAAGCCTAG
- a CDS encoding helix-turn-helix domain-containing protein: MPAPASQSSKRKPSPPKVTPEKSETLKQLRANVGQLSTTTMRKLEQSLPWYSRLSADERSALGMVAQNGIAAFVTWYERPSSPSWILTDVFGTAPTELTRSISLQKALQLIRIVVEVVEDQVPVIAPEADQPSLREAVLRYSREVAFAAADVYARAAESRGSWDTRLEALIVDAILRGENTDALRSRIAALGWKAQERFTVMVGNSPSEPSASYVSELRRMAGRYAEDALVGIQGDRLILILGGVQDRETAYVKLSDMFAPGPVVYGPEASSLLEASGSAQSAFAGLTAARAWPSAPRPVAADDLLPERVISGDDAARRSLVKNIYRPLLAASNGLVETLGTYLELGHSLEATARELFVHANTVRYRLKRVCDVTGWDPLLPREAFVLQAALVVGRLSAPPKAATERQASRNQA, from the coding sequence ATGCCAGCACCAGCCAGCCAGTCCTCGAAGCGGAAACCCTCGCCGCCGAAGGTCACGCCGGAGAAGTCCGAAACCCTAAAGCAGCTCCGCGCCAACGTGGGCCAGCTGTCCACCACCACCATGCGCAAGCTCGAGCAGTCCCTCCCCTGGTACAGCCGGCTCAGTGCAGACGAGCGTTCCGCACTCGGGATGGTGGCGCAAAACGGTATTGCAGCCTTTGTCACCTGGTACGAACGGCCCAGCTCACCGTCGTGGATCCTGACCGACGTTTTCGGGACGGCACCTACGGAGCTGACCCGTTCCATCAGCCTGCAGAAAGCGCTGCAGCTGATCAGGATCGTGGTGGAGGTGGTGGAGGACCAGGTTCCCGTCATTGCGCCCGAGGCCGACCAGCCATCCCTGCGGGAGGCCGTGCTGCGCTATTCGCGGGAAGTCGCATTCGCTGCCGCGGACGTCTACGCCCGCGCCGCCGAGTCCCGCGGCTCCTGGGACACCCGGCTGGAAGCTTTGATTGTGGATGCGATCCTGCGCGGCGAAAACACGGACGCCCTGCGCTCCCGTATCGCCGCGCTGGGCTGGAAGGCGCAGGAGCGCTTCACCGTCATGGTGGGCAACTCCCCGTCTGAGCCCAGCGCCAGCTATGTCAGTGAACTGCGTCGGATGGCCGGCCGTTATGCCGAGGACGCGCTGGTGGGCATCCAGGGCGACCGGCTGATCCTCATCCTCGGCGGGGTGCAGGACCGCGAAACCGCCTATGTGAAGCTGAGCGACATGTTCGCCCCCGGGCCGGTGGTCTATGGACCCGAGGCCAGTTCGCTGCTGGAGGCCAGCGGATCCGCCCAATCCGCCTTCGCCGGATTGACGGCAGCCCGGGCGTGGCCGTCTGCGCCGCGTCCGGTGGCCGCGGACGACCTGTTGCCGGAGCGGGTGATTTCCGGGGATGACGCTGCCCGGCGCTCACTCGTTAAGAACATCTACCGGCCGCTCCTGGCCGCCTCCAACGGGCTGGTGGAAACCCTGGGAACCTACCTGGAACTGGGCCACTCGCTGGAGGCCACGGCCCGGGAACTCTTCGTCCATGCCAACACGGTGCGCTACCGGCTGAAGCGGGTCTGCGATGTTACAGGCTGGGACCCGCTGCTGCCGCGGGAGGCATTCGTGCTGCAGGCAGCACTGGTGGTGGGCCGCCTTTCGGCGCCGCCGAAGGCCGCCACGGAGCGCCAGGCGTCCCGGAACCAGGCCTGA
- a CDS encoding ACP S-malonyltransferase, with the protein MLAIVCPGQGSQTPGFLAPWLELPSVAGQLASLSDIAGIDLIAHGTTSDEETIKDTAVAQPLIVAAGLVAAASLFDVELNSLPVILAGHSVGEITAAALAGVLTEQEAMTFVRERANSMAAAAAVTPTGMSAVVGGDPAEVLAAIEAAGAAPANVNGAGQTVAAGTFEQLKALADNPPAKARVIPLKVAGAFHTSHMSPAVDALKALEPTLNPVAPKVPLLSNYDGGEVTDGGAAVASLIAQVSRPVRWDLCMETMVKRGVTGVIELAPAGTLAGLAKRGMPGVKTVAVKTPDDLSAALALFAELEGNA; encoded by the coding sequence GTGCTTGCAATAGTCTGCCCTGGACAGGGCTCACAGACCCCGGGTTTTCTTGCCCCCTGGCTGGAACTTCCCTCGGTGGCAGGCCAGCTGGCCTCCCTGAGTGACATCGCAGGCATCGACCTGATAGCCCACGGAACCACCTCCGATGAGGAAACCATCAAGGACACTGCCGTGGCGCAGCCCCTGATCGTTGCTGCCGGGCTTGTCGCCGCGGCTTCCCTCTTCGACGTGGAACTCAACTCCCTCCCGGTGATCCTCGCCGGCCATTCCGTGGGTGAGATCACCGCAGCAGCCCTGGCCGGTGTGCTGACCGAACAGGAAGCCATGACGTTCGTCCGTGAACGGGCCAACAGCATGGCCGCCGCGGCAGCCGTCACCCCCACCGGCATGAGCGCCGTCGTCGGCGGCGACCCCGCCGAGGTGCTGGCCGCCATTGAAGCCGCCGGCGCTGCCCCCGCCAACGTCAACGGTGCCGGCCAGACGGTGGCGGCAGGAACCTTCGAACAGCTGAAGGCCCTTGCCGACAACCCTCCGGCCAAAGCCCGGGTCATCCCGCTCAAGGTGGCCGGCGCGTTCCACACCAGCCACATGTCGCCCGCCGTCGATGCGCTCAAGGCGCTGGAACCCACCTTGAACCCGGTTGCCCCCAAGGTGCCCCTCCTGTCGAATTACGACGGCGGCGAAGTCACCGACGGTGGTGCCGCCGTCGCAAGCCTGATCGCCCAGGTTTCCCGGCCGGTCCGCTGGGACCTGTGCATGGAAACCATGGTGAAGCGCGGTGTTACCGGCGTGATCGAACTCGCGCCTGCCGGCACGCTGGCGGGCCTGGCCAAGCGCGGCATGCCCGGCGTCAAGACCGTTGCCGTCAAAACCCCCGATGACCTGTCCGCCGCACTGGCGCTCTTCGCAGAACTGGAGGGCAACGCATGA